A window of Diabrotica virgifera virgifera chromosome 9, PGI_DIABVI_V3a contains these coding sequences:
- the LOC126891602 gene encoding uncharacterized protein LOC126891602, with the protein MIPVLTPLHLRYPSVEVALRCMELKQSRLVGIDKSKTITEVSTYDDDRDSILLPLPSTSSSVSISDGNQSGKGETVKSVENSETSSFDCTGGVVFSSDPSLWKINDELRDHVAVHGVYKTVTRTSVHQKDSTQILRKCVKYVFNLREDFDRLENLAKEKSSKVTYKYDERRDKKRKLAFDESRDGEISFNGRDDFKINTFNVILDKLSTELRKRADKYSDIHSIFGFFEDIDLQSSDVITEKANHLVILYPNDLETSLTDECFYLQAYLGQCESSLWEITGDQKVKKTSSISGLYKFLYENGALEMCPNIDIALRMILSAPVSNCSGERSFSTLRRVKNYLRSTMGTERLTALSLLTIEQCITKRIAYGDLIDDFARQKARRKAM; encoded by the exons ATGATTCCTGTACTTACACCGTTACACTTACGCTACCCATCGGTAGAAGTCGCCTTGCGTTGCATGGAATTGAAGCAATCGCGTTTGGTGGG TATCGATAAAAGTAAGACCATAACGGAGGTATCAACCTATGATGATGATCGTGATTCTATCTTATTGCCGTTGCCGTCTACTAGTTCTAGTGTTTCCATTTCAGATGGCAATCAAAGTGGAAAAGGTGAGACTGTTAAAAGTGTGGAAAATTCTGAGACTTCCTCTTTTGATTGCACTGGTGGAGTCGTTTTTTCTTCTGATCCATCATTGTGGAAAATAAATGATGAACTGCGTGATCATGTCGCTGTTCACGGTGTTTACAAAACTGTGACGCGGACTTCAGTACATCAAAAAGACAGTACTCAGATACTCAGAAAGTGCGTTAAGTATGTTTTTAATTTACGAGAAGATTTTGACCGGTTAGAAAATTTAGCGAAGGAAAAATCTAGCAAGGTCACTTACAAATATGATGAAAGGAGAGATAAGAAACGAAAATTAGCATTTGATGAGTCTCGAGATGGTGAAATATCATTTAATGGACGGGATGACTTCAAAATCAATACGTTTAATGTAATTTTGGACAAGTTAAGCACTGAGCTACGTAAACGCGCTGATAAATATAGTGACATTCATTCCATTTTTGGGTTTTTTGAGGACATTGACTTACAGAGCTCCGATGTCATTACGGAAAAAGCTAATCACCTAGTGATCTTATACCCAAATGATCTCGAAACATCATTAACTGATGAATGTTTTTATCTGCAAGCTTATTTGGGCCAATGTGAGTCATCGCTTTGGGAGATAACGGGTGaccaaaaagtgaaaaaaacctCAAGTATTTCCGGACTCTATAAATTTCTTTATGAAAATGGTGCTCTAGAAATGTGCCCGAACATTGACATAGCACTCCGTATGATTCTCTCCGCACCTGTCTCAAACTGTTCCGGAGAACGCTCATTTTCGACCTTGCGACGCGTCAAGAATTACCTTCGGTCAACAATGGGAACTGAAAGATTGACAGCGTTATCACTTCTTACTATTGAACAGTGCATCACCAAAAGAATTGCGTATGGAGACCTCATTGATGATTTTGCCCGTCAAAAAGCTAGGCGTAAAGCAATGTAA